The Papaver somniferum cultivar HN1 chromosome 3, ASM357369v1, whole genome shotgun sequence genome includes a region encoding these proteins:
- the LOC113356586 gene encoding serine/arginine-rich splicing factor SR45-like isoform X6 gives MAKPSGGRAAKRSISGSSSSSSQSRFSSGSRSRSRSRSKSTSSFSSRSRSSSSRSRSPPSRRKSTTGPARRGRSPPAKRDSPRPRKKSPVPESVVLHIDQLTRNVNEGHMKEIFSNFGEVVSVELTMDRSVNLPRGFGYVEFKTRAEAEKALFYMDGAQIDGSVIKAKFTLPQRQKVSSPQKAVTTGPKREALGKDDIGAPVEKDGHQRKKDASPLQKPLSPLRRKSPVALRRGESPRPRTGSPRRGGSPPRRRQLSPARRRSRSPAPRRQRSPLRMRGSPMRRRSPFPMRRRSPPRRLRSPLRRYRRHSRSPIRRPARSHSRSVSPRRGRNLAQRRGRSSSSSDSPSPRKGARKLSRSRSPRRGG, from the exons ATGGCGAAACCTAGTGGAGGTAGAGCTGCTAAAAGATCTATTTCTGGTTCTTCTAGCTCTTCATCACAATCTCGCTTTTCTTCAGGTTCTCGGTCTCGGTCTCGGTCTCGTTCTAAATCcacttcatctttttcttctcgATCCCGGAGCTCAAGTTCTCGTAGCCGAAGCCCTCCCTCTAGACGAAAAAG TACCACAGGACCAGCAAGACGAGGTCGCTCTCCACCAGCTAAAAGAGATTCACCACGCCCAAG GAAAAAGTCTCCTGTTCCCGAATCTGTTGTCCTTCACATTGATCAGCTTACAAGGAATGTAAATGAAGGCCATATGAAAGAAATATTTA GTAACTTTGGAGAAGTAGTTAGTGTGGAGTTGACAATGGATCGTAGT GTTAATCTTCCTCGGGGGTTTGGTTATGTTGAGTTCAAGACGAGAGCCGAAGCAGAGAAGGCGCTTTTTTACATGGACGGT GCCCAGATTGATGGAAGTGTCATTAAAGCAAAATTCACTTTGCCTCAACGCCAGAAGGTTTCATCACCTCAAAAGGCTGTTACAACTGGTCCCAAAAGAGAAGCTTTGGGCAAGGACGATATTGGTGCTCCTGTTGAGAAGGATGGGCACCAAAGGAAAAAAGATG CTTCTCCTCTTCAAAAGCCTCTTTCACCATTGCGAAGAAAATCCCCTGTAGCTCTTCGAAGAGGTGAATCTCCTCGACCACGAACAGGTTCTCCTCGGCGAGGAGGAAGTCCTCCAAGGAGGAGGCAGCTATCTCCAGCTAGACGACGTTCTAGGTCCCCAGCTCCTCGACGCCAAAGATCACCTTTACG GATGCGTGGAAGTCCTATGCGAAGACGTTCTCCTTTTCCAATGAGACGCCG CTCTCCTCCTAGACGACTTCGTAGTCCCTTAAGAAGGTATCGTAGACATAGCCGCTCTCCTATTCGCAGACCTGCACGTTCACACTCAAGATCCGTCTCTCCTCGCAG GGGTCGAAACCTAGCACAAAGACGTGGGAGGTCCTCATCATCCTCTGATTCGCCTAGTCCTCGCAAG GGTGCAAGGAAGCTTTCTAGGAGTCGTAGTCCAAGAAG GGGGGGATGA
- the LOC113356586 gene encoding serine/arginine-rich splicing factor SR45-like isoform X1, with amino-acid sequence MAKPSGGRAAKRSISGSSSSSSQSRFSSGSRSRSRSRSKSTSSFSSRSRSSSSRSRSPPSRRKSTTGPARRGRSPPAKRDSPRPSSSRKKSPVPESVVLHIDQLTRNVNEGHMKEIFSNFGEVVSVELTMDRSVNLPRGFGYVEFKTRAEAEKALFYMDGAQIDGSVIKAKFTLPQRQKVSSPQKAVTTGPKREALGKDDIGAPVEKDGHQRKKDASPLQKPLSPLRRKSPVALRRGESPRPRTGSPRRGGSPPRRRQLSPARRRSRSPAPRRQRSPLRMRGSPMRRRSPFPMRRRSPPRRLRSPLRRYRRHSRSPIRRPARSHSRSVSPRRGRNLAQRRGRSSSSSDSPSPRKVSTMGARKLSRSRSPRRGG; translated from the exons ATGGCGAAACCTAGTGGAGGTAGAGCTGCTAAAAGATCTATTTCTGGTTCTTCTAGCTCTTCATCACAATCTCGCTTTTCTTCAGGTTCTCGGTCTCGGTCTCGGTCTCGTTCTAAATCcacttcatctttttcttctcgATCCCGGAGCTCAAGTTCTCGTAGCCGAAGCCCTCCCTCTAGACGAAAAAG TACCACAGGACCAGCAAGACGAGGTCGCTCTCCACCAGCTAAAAGAGATTCACCACGCCCAAG TTCTTCCAGGAAAAAGTCTCCTGTTCCCGAATCTGTTGTCCTTCACATTGATCAGCTTACAAGGAATGTAAATGAAGGCCATATGAAAGAAATATTTA GTAACTTTGGAGAAGTAGTTAGTGTGGAGTTGACAATGGATCGTAGT GTTAATCTTCCTCGGGGGTTTGGTTATGTTGAGTTCAAGACGAGAGCCGAAGCAGAGAAGGCGCTTTTTTACATGGACGGT GCCCAGATTGATGGAAGTGTCATTAAAGCAAAATTCACTTTGCCTCAACGCCAGAAGGTTTCATCACCTCAAAAGGCTGTTACAACTGGTCCCAAAAGAGAAGCTTTGGGCAAGGACGATATTGGTGCTCCTGTTGAGAAGGATGGGCACCAAAGGAAAAAAGATG CTTCTCCTCTTCAAAAGCCTCTTTCACCATTGCGAAGAAAATCCCCTGTAGCTCTTCGAAGAGGTGAATCTCCTCGACCACGAACAGGTTCTCCTCGGCGAGGAGGAAGTCCTCCAAGGAGGAGGCAGCTATCTCCAGCTAGACGACGTTCTAGGTCCCCAGCTCCTCGACGCCAAAGATCACCTTTACG GATGCGTGGAAGTCCTATGCGAAGACGTTCTCCTTTTCCAATGAGACGCCG CTCTCCTCCTAGACGACTTCGTAGTCCCTTAAGAAGGTATCGTAGACATAGCCGCTCTCCTATTCGCAGACCTGCACGTTCACACTCAAGATCCGTCTCTCCTCGCAG GGGTCGAAACCTAGCACAAAGACGTGGGAGGTCCTCATCATCCTCTGATTCGCCTAGTCCTCGCAAGGTCTCTACCATG GGTGCAAGGAAGCTTTCTAGGAGTCGTAGTCCAAGAAG GGGGGGATGA
- the LOC113356585 gene encoding patellin-1-like produces the protein MAEETKPAAAAPVPESEVVVVSETTAPEPVKVEETSSTKEEVVVVAAETESEKPKEGEEVKIDQSVSFKEESNIVADLEDPEKKALDEFKALIQEALNKHEFTKPPPPLKVEEKKPEVVEEKKTEEKTEEVTAEAETSAPKEPETTTEAVKEEEKTETATTPEPVKEEEKPEPSVVSEVAAKVVEEVAAVVEEVSDKKAIEESIVKSEPESSSTPSDPATVVVESSEPVVVETITEVPITEEEQVPSPPPEEVSIYGIPLLADERSDVILLKFLRARDFNVKQALTMLKNVVQWRKETKIEELLEEDLGNEFEKAVYMDGCDKEGHPVCYNVFGELSNKDLEKFVRWRIQFLEKSIRKLDYAPGGICTIVQVNDLKNFRGPFQAELRKTVLLLQDNYPEFVAKQIFVNVPWWYLAVNRMISPFLSQRTKSKFVYAGPSKTTDTLCKYIAPERLAVAYGGAYKEGEHEFSTADSVTEITIKPATKQTVEFPVSEASTLVWELRVVGWEVSYGAEFVPEAEDGYTVIVSKTRKLTPADEAVVCTSFKIGEPGKIVLTIDNQTSKKKKLLYRSKTKSSSD, from the exons ATGGCTGAAGAAACCAAACCTGCCGCTGCTGCACCAGTACCAGAATCAGAAGTGGTTGTAGTTTCTGAAACTACTGCACCAGAACCAGTTAAGGTTgaagaaacttcttcaactaaagaagaagttgttgttgttgctgctgaaacTGAATCTGAGAAACCTAAAGAAGGTGAAGAAGTTAAAATCGATCAATCAGTTTCTTTCAAAGAAGAAAGTAATATCGTTGCTGATCTTGAAGACCCTGAGAAGAAAGCACTTGATGAATTCAAAGCTCTTATTCAGGAAGCTCTTAACAAACATGAATTCACTAAGCCACCTCCACCACTAAAGGTAGAGGAGAAAAAACCTGAAGTTGTAGAAGAGAAAAAAACAGAGGAGAAAACAGAGGAGGTGACCGCTGAGGCTGAAACTAGTGCTCCTAAAGAACCAGAAACAACCACAGAAGCtgtgaaagaagaagagaaaactgaAACAGCAACAACACCAGAACCggtaaaagaagaagagaaaccaGAGCCGTCTGTTGTTTCTGAGGTTGCAGCTAAAGTTGTTGAAGAAGtagctgctgttgttgaagaagtaTCTGATAAAAAAGCAATTGAGGAATCAATTGTTAAATCAGAACCAGAATCATCCTCAACTCCTTCTGATCCAGCAACTGTTGTTGTTGAATCTTCTGAGCCTGTTGTTGTTGAAACAATCACAGAGGTACCAATCACAGAAGAAGAACAagttccatcaccaccaccagaagAAGTATCAATCTATGGAATCCCACTTTTAGCTGATGAAAGAAGCGATGTGATCCTTCTTAAATTCCTAAGAGCTAGAGATTTCAACGTGAAACAGGCTTTAACTATGCTTAAGAACGTTGTTCAATGGAGGAAAGAGACTAAAATTGAGGAATTGCTTGAGGAGGATCTTGGTAATGAATTTGAGAAAGCTGTTTACATGGATGGATGTGACAAAGAAGGTCATCCAGTTTGTTACAATGTTTTTGGCGAATTGTCAAACAAAGATTTAGAGAAGTTTGTCAGATGGAGGATTCAGTTCTTAGAGAAGAGCATCAGAAAGCTTGATTATGCACCAGGAGGTATCTGCACTATTGTGCAGGTTAATGATCTCAAGAATTTCCGTGGTCCATTCCAGGCTGAACTTAGAAAAACTGTCTTGTTGCTTCAAGACAACTACCCTGAATTTGTTGCTAAGCAG ATCTTCGTCAATGTTCCATGGTGGTACCTTGCTGTGAATAGAATGATAAGCCCATTCTTGAGTCAGAGAACCAAGAGCAAGTTTGTGTATGCTGGTCCATCAAAAACTACTGATACTCTTTGCAA GTACATAGCACCTGAAAGACTAGCAGTTGCATATGGAGGTGCATACAAGGAAGGTGAACATGAATTCAGTACTGCTGATTCAGTTACTGAGATCACCATCAAACCAGCCACCAAACAAACTGTTGAATTCCCTGTTTCTGAG GCATCTACTCTTGTATGGGAGCTAAGAGTGGTGGGATGGGAAGTAAGCTATGGTGCTGAATTTGTTCCAGAAGCTGAAGATGGATACACAGTAATTGTATCTAAAACAAGAAAATTGACACCAGCTGATGAAGCAGTTGTGTGCACGAGCTTCAAAATTGGTGAACCAGGGAAAATTGTGCTCACTATTGATAACCAaacttcaaagaagaagaagcttcTTTACAGGTCCAAAACCAAATCCTCATCTGATTAA
- the LOC113356586 gene encoding serine/arginine-rich splicing factor SR45-like isoform X5, with translation MLFSTSSTTGPARRGRSPPAKRDSPRPRKKSPVPESVVLHIDQLTRNVNEGHMKEIFSNFGEVVSVELTMDRSVNLPRGFGYVEFKTRAEAEKALFYMDGAQIDGSVIKAKFTLPQRQKVSSPQKAVTTGPKREALGKDDIGAPVEKDGHQRKKDASPLQKPLSPLRRKSPVALRRGESPRPRTGSPRRGGSPPRRRQLSPARRRSRSPAPRRQRSPLRMRGSPMRRRSPFPMRRRSPPRRLRSPLRRYRRHSRSPIRRPARSHSRSVSPRRGRNLAQRRGRSSSSSDSPSPRKVSTMGARKLSRSRSPRRGG, from the exons ATGCTGTTTTCTACTTCCAGTACCACAGGACCAGCAAGACGAGGTCGCTCTCCACCAGCTAAAAGAGATTCACCACGCCCAAG GAAAAAGTCTCCTGTTCCCGAATCTGTTGTCCTTCACATTGATCAGCTTACAAGGAATGTAAATGAAGGCCATATGAAAGAAATATTTA GTAACTTTGGAGAAGTAGTTAGTGTGGAGTTGACAATGGATCGTAGT GTTAATCTTCCTCGGGGGTTTGGTTATGTTGAGTTCAAGACGAGAGCCGAAGCAGAGAAGGCGCTTTTTTACATGGACGGT GCCCAGATTGATGGAAGTGTCATTAAAGCAAAATTCACTTTGCCTCAACGCCAGAAGGTTTCATCACCTCAAAAGGCTGTTACAACTGGTCCCAAAAGAGAAGCTTTGGGCAAGGACGATATTGGTGCTCCTGTTGAGAAGGATGGGCACCAAAGGAAAAAAGATG CTTCTCCTCTTCAAAAGCCTCTTTCACCATTGCGAAGAAAATCCCCTGTAGCTCTTCGAAGAGGTGAATCTCCTCGACCACGAACAGGTTCTCCTCGGCGAGGAGGAAGTCCTCCAAGGAGGAGGCAGCTATCTCCAGCTAGACGACGTTCTAGGTCCCCAGCTCCTCGACGCCAAAGATCACCTTTACG GATGCGTGGAAGTCCTATGCGAAGACGTTCTCCTTTTCCAATGAGACGCCG CTCTCCTCCTAGACGACTTCGTAGTCCCTTAAGAAGGTATCGTAGACATAGCCGCTCTCCTATTCGCAGACCTGCACGTTCACACTCAAGATCCGTCTCTCCTCGCAG GGGTCGAAACCTAGCACAAAGACGTGGGAGGTCCTCATCATCCTCTGATTCGCCTAGTCCTCGCAAGGTCTCTACCATG GGTGCAAGGAAGCTTTCTAGGAGTCGTAGTCCAAGAAG GGGGGGATGA
- the LOC113356586 gene encoding serine/arginine-rich splicing factor SR45-like isoform X2, which produces MAKPSGGRAAKRSISGSSSSSSQSRFSSGSRSRSRSRSKSTSSFSSRSRSSSSRSRSPPSRRKSTTGPARRGRSPPAKRDSPRPRKKSPVPESVVLHIDQLTRNVNEGHMKEIFSNFGEVVSVELTMDRSVNLPRGFGYVEFKTRAEAEKALFYMDGAQIDGSVIKAKFTLPQRQKVSSPQKAVTTGPKREALGKDDIGAPVEKDGHQRKKDASPLQKPLSPLRRKSPVALRRGESPRPRTGSPRRGGSPPRRRQLSPARRRSRSPAPRRQRSPLRMRGSPMRRRSPFPMRRRSPPRRLRSPLRRYRRHSRSPIRRPARSHSRSVSPRRGRNLAQRRGRSSSSSDSPSPRKVSTMGARKLSRSRSPRRGG; this is translated from the exons ATGGCGAAACCTAGTGGAGGTAGAGCTGCTAAAAGATCTATTTCTGGTTCTTCTAGCTCTTCATCACAATCTCGCTTTTCTTCAGGTTCTCGGTCTCGGTCTCGGTCTCGTTCTAAATCcacttcatctttttcttctcgATCCCGGAGCTCAAGTTCTCGTAGCCGAAGCCCTCCCTCTAGACGAAAAAG TACCACAGGACCAGCAAGACGAGGTCGCTCTCCACCAGCTAAAAGAGATTCACCACGCCCAAG GAAAAAGTCTCCTGTTCCCGAATCTGTTGTCCTTCACATTGATCAGCTTACAAGGAATGTAAATGAAGGCCATATGAAAGAAATATTTA GTAACTTTGGAGAAGTAGTTAGTGTGGAGTTGACAATGGATCGTAGT GTTAATCTTCCTCGGGGGTTTGGTTATGTTGAGTTCAAGACGAGAGCCGAAGCAGAGAAGGCGCTTTTTTACATGGACGGT GCCCAGATTGATGGAAGTGTCATTAAAGCAAAATTCACTTTGCCTCAACGCCAGAAGGTTTCATCACCTCAAAAGGCTGTTACAACTGGTCCCAAAAGAGAAGCTTTGGGCAAGGACGATATTGGTGCTCCTGTTGAGAAGGATGGGCACCAAAGGAAAAAAGATG CTTCTCCTCTTCAAAAGCCTCTTTCACCATTGCGAAGAAAATCCCCTGTAGCTCTTCGAAGAGGTGAATCTCCTCGACCACGAACAGGTTCTCCTCGGCGAGGAGGAAGTCCTCCAAGGAGGAGGCAGCTATCTCCAGCTAGACGACGTTCTAGGTCCCCAGCTCCTCGACGCCAAAGATCACCTTTACG GATGCGTGGAAGTCCTATGCGAAGACGTTCTCCTTTTCCAATGAGACGCCG CTCTCCTCCTAGACGACTTCGTAGTCCCTTAAGAAGGTATCGTAGACATAGCCGCTCTCCTATTCGCAGACCTGCACGTTCACACTCAAGATCCGTCTCTCCTCGCAG GGGTCGAAACCTAGCACAAAGACGTGGGAGGTCCTCATCATCCTCTGATTCGCCTAGTCCTCGCAAGGTCTCTACCATG GGTGCAAGGAAGCTTTCTAGGAGTCGTAGTCCAAGAAG GGGGGGATGA
- the LOC113356587 gene encoding carboxymethylenebutenolidase homolog translates to MGLASTLSISVPTQGSISQLLFLSSRTNLSFSPFSSRRCSFSHKKCSYLTKNTTKFRVPCVQVKAEQELDDEACELVSGFELNLGEGTDSIRASLFKAVKNNNETGVLLLSDVFGFEDSATRDFAYRVACNGYNVLVPDLFRGNPWSKHRPKDDYENWRAKQSLERVSADINLAAKWMVDEFIAAKMSKKLGIIGFCFGGGRILETLSQDQGSYFGTGACFYGTRINPSVADSINVPVLFISGDKDPLCPVELLHDLEKNIGRGSKVVVFEGRGHGFVHRPESQEEDEDADAAFSILRNWLHDGLVVKKE, encoded by the exons ATGGGGTTGGCTTCAACACTATCAATTTCAGTCCCAACCCAAGGAAGCATAAGCCAACTTCTCTTTCTCTCTTCGAGAACAAATCTGTCCTTCTCCCCCTTCTCCTCT AGAAGATGCAGTTTCAGTCATAAAAAGTGCTCATATCTTACAAAGAACACCACAAAATTCAGAGTTCCTTGCGTCCAAGTGAAAGCGGAACAGGAACTGGATGATGAAGCATGTGAATTGGTAAGTGGGTTTGAGCTTAATTTAGGAGAAGGTACAGATAGCATTCGAGCTTCTCTTTTTAAGGCAGTGAAGAACAACAATGAAACCGGTGTACTTCTCTTATCAGACGTGTTTGGGTTTGAGGATTCAGCAACCAGAGATTTTGCATATCGAGTTGCATGCAATGGTTACAA TGTTCTAGTACCAGACTTGTTTCGAGGGAACCCCTGGTCAAAACACCGTCCTAAAGATGATTATGAAAACTGGAGAGCGAAACAATCTCTTGAGAGGGTTTCAGCTGACATCAACTTAGCAGCAAAATGGATGGTTGATGAATTTATAGCTGCCAAAATGTCAAAGAAGCTTGGTATAATTGGATTTTGCTTTGGAGGAGGAAGAATATTAGAAACACTATCTCAAGACCAAGGATCTTATTTTGGAACTGGTGCATGCTTTTACGGGACACGGATAAACCCATCTGTAGCCGATAGTATTAATGTTCCAGTTCTTTTCATTTCAGGCGACAAAGACCCACTCTGCCCAGTCGAACTTCTTCATGATTTAGAAAAGAATATAGGTAGAGGTTCCAAGGTAGTGGTTTTTGAGGGTCGAGGTCACGGATTTGTTCACCGTCCAGAGTCTCAGGAAGAGGATGAAGATGCTGATGCGGCATTTTCCATCCTGAGAAATTGGTTGCACGATGGATTGGTAGTTAAAAAGGAATGA
- the LOC113356586 gene encoding serine/arginine-rich splicing factor SR45-like isoform X3, with amino-acid sequence MAKPSGGRAAKRSISGSSSSSSQSRFSSGSRSRSRSRSKSTSSFSSRSRSSSSRSRSPPSRRKSTTGPARRGRSPPAKRDSPRPSSSRKKSPVPESVVLHIDQLTRNVNEGHMKEIFSNFGEVVSVELTMDRSVNLPRGFGYVEFKTRAEAEKALFYMDGAQIDGSVIKAKFTLPQRQKVSSPQKAVTTGPKREALGKDDIGAPVEKDGHQRKKDASPLQKPLSPLRRKSPVALRRGESPRPRTGSPRRGGSPPRRRQLSPARRRSRSPAPRRQRSPLRMRGSPMRRRSPFPMRRRSPPRRLRSPLRRYRRHSRSPIRRPARSHSRSVSPRRGRNLAQRRGRSSSSSDSPSPRKGARKLSRSRSPRRGG; translated from the exons ATGGCGAAACCTAGTGGAGGTAGAGCTGCTAAAAGATCTATTTCTGGTTCTTCTAGCTCTTCATCACAATCTCGCTTTTCTTCAGGTTCTCGGTCTCGGTCTCGGTCTCGTTCTAAATCcacttcatctttttcttctcgATCCCGGAGCTCAAGTTCTCGTAGCCGAAGCCCTCCCTCTAGACGAAAAAG TACCACAGGACCAGCAAGACGAGGTCGCTCTCCACCAGCTAAAAGAGATTCACCACGCCCAAG TTCTTCCAGGAAAAAGTCTCCTGTTCCCGAATCTGTTGTCCTTCACATTGATCAGCTTACAAGGAATGTAAATGAAGGCCATATGAAAGAAATATTTA GTAACTTTGGAGAAGTAGTTAGTGTGGAGTTGACAATGGATCGTAGT GTTAATCTTCCTCGGGGGTTTGGTTATGTTGAGTTCAAGACGAGAGCCGAAGCAGAGAAGGCGCTTTTTTACATGGACGGT GCCCAGATTGATGGAAGTGTCATTAAAGCAAAATTCACTTTGCCTCAACGCCAGAAGGTTTCATCACCTCAAAAGGCTGTTACAACTGGTCCCAAAAGAGAAGCTTTGGGCAAGGACGATATTGGTGCTCCTGTTGAGAAGGATGGGCACCAAAGGAAAAAAGATG CTTCTCCTCTTCAAAAGCCTCTTTCACCATTGCGAAGAAAATCCCCTGTAGCTCTTCGAAGAGGTGAATCTCCTCGACCACGAACAGGTTCTCCTCGGCGAGGAGGAAGTCCTCCAAGGAGGAGGCAGCTATCTCCAGCTAGACGACGTTCTAGGTCCCCAGCTCCTCGACGCCAAAGATCACCTTTACG GATGCGTGGAAGTCCTATGCGAAGACGTTCTCCTTTTCCAATGAGACGCCG CTCTCCTCCTAGACGACTTCGTAGTCCCTTAAGAAGGTATCGTAGACATAGCCGCTCTCCTATTCGCAGACCTGCACGTTCACACTCAAGATCCGTCTCTCCTCGCAG GGGTCGAAACCTAGCACAAAGACGTGGGAGGTCCTCATCATCCTCTGATTCGCCTAGTCCTCGCAAG GGTGCAAGGAAGCTTTCTAGGAGTCGTAGTCCAAGAAG GGGGGGATGA
- the LOC113356586 gene encoding serine/arginine-rich splicing factor SR45-like isoform X4: protein MLFSTSSTTGPARRGRSPPAKRDSPRPSSSRKKSPVPESVVLHIDQLTRNVNEGHMKEIFSNFGEVVSVELTMDRSVNLPRGFGYVEFKTRAEAEKALFYMDGAQIDGSVIKAKFTLPQRQKVSSPQKAVTTGPKREALGKDDIGAPVEKDGHQRKKDASPLQKPLSPLRRKSPVALRRGESPRPRTGSPRRGGSPPRRRQLSPARRRSRSPAPRRQRSPLRMRGSPMRRRSPFPMRRRSPPRRLRSPLRRYRRHSRSPIRRPARSHSRSVSPRRGRNLAQRRGRSSSSSDSPSPRKVSTMGARKLSRSRSPRRGG from the exons ATGCTGTTTTCTACTTCCAGTACCACAGGACCAGCAAGACGAGGTCGCTCTCCACCAGCTAAAAGAGATTCACCACGCCCAAG TTCTTCCAGGAAAAAGTCTCCTGTTCCCGAATCTGTTGTCCTTCACATTGATCAGCTTACAAGGAATGTAAATGAAGGCCATATGAAAGAAATATTTA GTAACTTTGGAGAAGTAGTTAGTGTGGAGTTGACAATGGATCGTAGT GTTAATCTTCCTCGGGGGTTTGGTTATGTTGAGTTCAAGACGAGAGCCGAAGCAGAGAAGGCGCTTTTTTACATGGACGGT GCCCAGATTGATGGAAGTGTCATTAAAGCAAAATTCACTTTGCCTCAACGCCAGAAGGTTTCATCACCTCAAAAGGCTGTTACAACTGGTCCCAAAAGAGAAGCTTTGGGCAAGGACGATATTGGTGCTCCTGTTGAGAAGGATGGGCACCAAAGGAAAAAAGATG CTTCTCCTCTTCAAAAGCCTCTTTCACCATTGCGAAGAAAATCCCCTGTAGCTCTTCGAAGAGGTGAATCTCCTCGACCACGAACAGGTTCTCCTCGGCGAGGAGGAAGTCCTCCAAGGAGGAGGCAGCTATCTCCAGCTAGACGACGTTCTAGGTCCCCAGCTCCTCGACGCCAAAGATCACCTTTACG GATGCGTGGAAGTCCTATGCGAAGACGTTCTCCTTTTCCAATGAGACGCCG CTCTCCTCCTAGACGACTTCGTAGTCCCTTAAGAAGGTATCGTAGACATAGCCGCTCTCCTATTCGCAGACCTGCACGTTCACACTCAAGATCCGTCTCTCCTCGCAG GGGTCGAAACCTAGCACAAAGACGTGGGAGGTCCTCATCATCCTCTGATTCGCCTAGTCCTCGCAAGGTCTCTACCATG GGTGCAAGGAAGCTTTCTAGGAGTCGTAGTCCAAGAAG GGGGGGATGA